A section of the Pedobacter sp. HDW13 genome encodes:
- a CDS encoding lycopene cyclase domain-containing protein → MNYTYLLINIAVIFFPLVLSFDKKVHFFSKWRFVFPAILLTGLLFLIWDMLFTKLNVWSFNPDYVIGINLYGLPLEEILFFLTVPYACIFIYECLNVYFPKNELQKYSLALSNLILGLCIAILFFSYSRWYTLINFGFLLVVLGYVEYVNVRLRFMYRFFRAYLVSLIPFYIVNGFLTAIPVVMYNDKQNLGFRVGTIPFEDHFYLMGLLLLNIYFYEKYKDRAESKSLLIENSKQV, encoded by the coding sequence ATGAACTACACCTACCTGCTCATTAACATCGCTGTAATTTTTTTTCCACTCGTTTTATCGTTCGATAAAAAGGTGCATTTTTTTAGTAAATGGAGGTTTGTATTTCCGGCGATCCTGCTCACAGGGCTCTTGTTTCTGATCTGGGATATGCTTTTTACCAAACTCAATGTCTGGTCGTTTAACCCCGACTATGTTATCGGTATCAATCTTTACGGGCTGCCATTAGAAGAAATACTTTTCTTTTTAACCGTTCCTTATGCCTGTATTTTTATTTACGAGTGTTTGAACGTTTACTTCCCTAAAAACGAATTGCAGAAATACAGCCTGGCCTTAAGTAATTTAATTCTTGGGCTTTGCATTGCCATTTTGTTTTTTAGTTATTCGAGGTGGTACACCCTCATTAATTTCGGCTTCCTGCTGGTGGTGCTCGGTTACGTAGAATATGTAAATGTAAGGCTCAGGTTTATGTATCGGTTTTTCAGGGCTTATCTGGTTTCGCTTATCCCTTTTTATATCGTTAACGGATTTTTAACAGCCATTCCGGTGGTGATGTACAACGATAAACAAAACCTTGGCTTCAGGGTTGGTACCATTCCTTTCGAAGATCACTTTTATTTAATGGGCCTGCTGCTGCTGAATATTTATTTTTACGAAAAATATAAGGATAGGGCTGAAAGTAAAAGCTTATTAATTGAAAATTCAAAACAGGTATAG
- a CDS encoding cytochrome b5 domain-containing protein has product MNLPVYTKQQLALRNGEDKPQIWVAYKGFIYDMTESKLWRNGKHYEHWAGQDLTDELADAPHTEAVFEKFTPVAVLAKPN; this is encoded by the coding sequence ATGAATTTACCAGTTTATACCAAACAACAGTTGGCTTTACGGAACGGAGAAGATAAACCGCAGATTTGGGTAGCCTACAAGGGGTTTATTTACGATATGACTGAGAGTAAGCTTTGGCGTAACGGTAAACATTATGAGCACTGGGCTGGTCAGGATTTAACCGATGAGCTGGCCGACGCACCACACACTGAAGCAGTTTTTGAAAAATTTACGCCTGTGGCGGTACTGGCTAAACCAAATTAA
- a CDS encoding AraC family transcriptional regulator: protein MIKVSNEDLLFAIDQKPETMYVWHSRFEDRFQDHAHLKGQLTYVEGGIIFLYTKEKSYFLPARHYVWIPAGVEHHLQHRYQAAVVRNIYFDITTDHENPFYKQIGIYPVNNLLLEMFLFSERWNGNITPNSKEYDFLNTLKNILPVVSEHPLPIALPTTENQRLRPVLKFIIDNLSSDQLSLESVGKAMGFSERTLSRLFQAAMDTSFFQYLKLARMIKAMEKLLETDLTISEIAYEVGYNSISSFSNTFYKMVGKRPSEFKELKQATLTKINLV, encoded by the coding sequence ATGATAAAAGTTAGCAACGAAGACCTTTTATTTGCAATCGACCAAAAACCAGAAACCATGTATGTTTGGCACAGCAGGTTTGAAGACCGATTTCAAGACCACGCACATTTAAAGGGGCAGTTAACCTATGTAGAAGGTGGCATTATATTCTTATACACCAAAGAGAAATCTTATTTCCTTCCGGCACGGCATTACGTGTGGATTCCGGCAGGCGTAGAACACCATTTACAACATCGTTACCAGGCCGCGGTAGTAAGGAATATCTATTTTGATATCACTACCGACCACGAAAACCCTTTTTATAAACAAATTGGAATTTACCCTGTAAATAATCTTTTGCTCGAAATGTTTTTATTTTCCGAACGTTGGAATGGCAATATCACTCCCAATAGTAAAGAGTATGATTTTCTGAATACCTTAAAAAATATTTTGCCGGTGGTGAGCGAGCATCCTTTGCCTATTGCGCTGCCAACCACCGAAAACCAGCGTTTAAGACCTGTACTGAAATTTATTATCGATAACCTTTCAAGCGATCAACTGAGCTTAGAAAGTGTAGGCAAAGCCATGGGCTTTAGTGAGCGTACGCTTTCGCGCTTGTTCCAGGCAGCCATGGATACCTCTTTTTTCCAATACCTTAAATTGGCCAGAATGATAAAAGCAATGGAGAAACTGCTCGAAACCGACTTAACCATTAGCGAAATTGCTTACGAAGTTGGCTATAACAGCATCTCATCGTTTAGCAATACTTTTTATAAAATGGTAGGGAAAAGACCATCCGAATTTAAAGAGTTAAAGCAGGCTACTTTAACTAAAATTAATTTGGTTTAG
- a CDS encoding TolC family protein, whose protein sequence is MSFTKYKSRFGWCVYVLLLPVFVRAQEAATQNNLNITQVWALADSNSKKIQVKHLSAEAADAHVKVSQAERLPEIAAEGIYAHVFPLPIYENGLFHTPAQFPVAPTYYKASADAYFNIYNGGKTNTEINASKVESELSHIQSSQNKQEIHYIAAVYFYDVFRNISYRVLLEQDIRDREKQLAEISQLYKNGTVLKSDVLRAELRLSKQRMLLTEIENSIKIAKQKLNILIGRPDDAPLNPQIAASETDAIALKQVDEYFNDAKTSAYKIRISEKEQALAQLKLKNIRSNVMPSLGFFGEYAFAYPQIQFYPYALSLYSTGMVGLKLKVPISSWYTNQHKVKEAQIKLHQQEVEDEDVKDNIRQEVQENYIRYKESVQRINVAEENIKQATESYRIVQNTYFNQLSLLTDLLDAETQLLQSRFELTTAKVNAKIQYYQLQKAIGNL, encoded by the coding sequence ATGAGTTTTACAAAATATAAAAGCCGGTTTGGATGGTGTGTATACGTTCTTTTGCTGCCTGTTTTTGTTCGTGCGCAAGAAGCTGCCACACAAAATAATTTAAACATTACCCAGGTTTGGGCGCTTGCCGATAGCAACAGTAAAAAAATACAGGTAAAGCATTTAAGTGCCGAGGCAGCCGATGCCCATGTTAAAGTAAGCCAGGCCGAGCGTTTACCCGAAATAGCAGCCGAAGGGATTTACGCCCACGTTTTTCCGCTGCCCATTTACGAAAACGGCCTGTTCCATACTCCGGCGCAGTTTCCGGTAGCGCCTACTTACTATAAAGCCAGCGCCGATGCGTATTTTAATATTTATAATGGAGGTAAAACCAATACCGAAATTAATGCATCGAAAGTAGAAAGTGAGCTCAGCCATATTCAAAGCAGCCAGAATAAACAGGAAATCCATTACATCGCCGCAGTATATTTTTACGATGTTTTTCGCAATATTTCTTATCGCGTTTTATTGGAACAGGATATCAGGGATCGCGAAAAGCAACTAGCAGAAATTAGCCAGTTGTATAAAAACGGTACCGTATTAAAAAGTGATGTGCTGCGGGCCGAGCTGCGTTTATCTAAACAACGTATGTTGCTAACCGAGATCGAAAACAGCATTAAAATTGCGAAACAGAAACTCAATATCCTGATTGGTCGACCTGATGATGCTCCTTTAAACCCACAAATAGCAGCTAGCGAAACAGATGCTATTGCCCTGAAACAGGTAGACGAATATTTTAACGATGCCAAAACCTCGGCTTACAAAATCCGGATTTCGGAAAAAGAGCAGGCTTTGGCGCAGTTAAAGCTGAAAAATATCAGGTCTAATGTAATGCCATCGCTGGGTTTCTTTGGCGAATACGCTTTTGCTTATCCGCAGATCCAGTTTTATCCTTATGCGCTTTCGCTTTACAGTACCGGCATGGTGGGCTTAAAGCTGAAAGTCCCGATTTCATCGTGGTATACCAATCAGCATAAAGTTAAAGAAGCGCAGATTAAACTGCACCAGCAGGAAGTGGAAGACGAGGATGTAAAAGATAACATCCGCCAGGAAGTGCAGGAGAATTACATTCGCTATAAAGAATCGGTACAACGCATTAACGTGGCCGAAGAAAATATTAAACAAGCTACGGAAAGTTACCGCATTGTGCAGAATACCTATTTCAATCAGCTATCGCTGCTAACCGATTTGCTCGATGCCGAAACCCAGTTGTTGCAATCGCGCTTTGAACTAACCACCGCAAAGGTAAATGCCAAAATACAATACTATCAATTACAAAAAGCCATTGGAAATTTATAA
- a CDS encoding HlyD family secretion protein codes for MNTQKQSKADKIISRITTIIALIVLAVLLVWGGKTLLGYMRYEETNDAQVDEYINPVTARVSGYIKAVKFEENQEVKKGDTLVLIDDDDYTVQQDEASASLLNAQAQVSVQQSNIKTAQSNAAVMQAKIAAAKAKLWKQQTEYNRYKKLFDAESATRQQLETVESLLQVAQAEYLAAKEDYAAAVSKTNDIKAQSEVLSSEIKRRAAVVKRNNLNTSYTVIVAPYDGKMGRRTIQEGQLVQTGQIIAYIVDRSAGKWVVANFKETQIAKMYVGEQVNIEVDAFPDQFFAGEIESLSGATGSRFSLLPPDNSTGNFVKIAQRIPVRIRINKQDKGIDLLSAGMSASVKVKRAQGHD; via the coding sequence ATGAACACACAAAAACAAAGTAAGGCCGATAAAATAATTAGCAGGATAACCACCATCATAGCGCTGATTGTACTGGCAGTATTGCTGGTTTGGGGAGGTAAAACACTGCTGGGTTATATGCGCTATGAAGAAACCAACGATGCGCAGGTTGATGAATACATTAACCCGGTTACTGCCAGGGTTAGCGGTTACATTAAAGCCGTAAAGTTTGAAGAAAACCAGGAAGTAAAAAAAGGAGATACCCTGGTGCTGATTGATGATGATGATTACACTGTGCAGCAGGATGAGGCTTCGGCTTCGTTACTGAACGCACAGGCACAGGTATCGGTACAGCAAAGCAATATTAAAACGGCTCAAAGTAATGCTGCGGTAATGCAGGCTAAAATTGCTGCCGCTAAAGCCAAACTCTGGAAACAGCAAACCGAATACAACCGTTATAAAAAACTGTTCGATGCCGAATCGGCAACACGCCAGCAACTAGAAACGGTTGAAAGTTTACTGCAGGTAGCGCAGGCTGAGTACCTGGCTGCAAAGGAAGATTATGCGGCGGCAGTTTCTAAAACAAATGATATAAAAGCACAAAGTGAAGTGCTGTCATCAGAAATAAAAAGGAGAGCTGCCGTGGTGAAAAGAAATAACCTTAATACTTCATACACCGTAATTGTAGCGCCATACGATGGTAAAATGGGTAGACGAACCATACAGGAAGGCCAGTTGGTGCAAACCGGACAAATCATAGCTTACATTGTTGATCGAAGTGCGGGTAAATGGGTGGTGGCCAATTTTAAAGAAACCCAGATTGCGAAAATGTATGTTGGCGAACAGGTAAACATAGAAGTAGATGCCTTTCCCGATCAATTTTTTGCGGGCGAAATCGAATCGCTATCAGGGGCTACCGGATCAAGGTTTTCTTTACTGCCTCCCGATAACTCTACCGGAAACTTTGTTAAGATTGCACAACGCATACCCGTGCGCATCCGCATCAATAAACAGGATAAAGGCATTGATTTGTTAAGTGCGGGTATGAGCGCAAGTGTAAAAGTTAAAAGGGCTCAGGGTCATGACTAA
- a CDS encoding MFS transporter, with product MTNTMPLFKARVPEWLVVSSIFAVLLSSVLLFALSTADGIAAAGYYGATAADVQFSLLMFYSAVASFAVVERRFFARVVTKDYLLICIVLEILITYCCYHTREIGLIFVLRFLQGIVNCGLTSISLNLLFNRLKSEHAKETGYTIFYGMILCVSPLTALFSVPIVENYEYNVVYKAMIFCFLPSAALLFSVLNRVHMLPKSHLYKIDWLSFVLFASMLVLIAYVLIYGQQYDWLEDNTIVAAILAILMLFAVSVARQQTLKRPAVDLAIFKSRNFAIGIVFLVILYLIRGAFGLTSSYFISVLGMDSLHANEIMIFNITGVVVGSFIAIRFLIRQKHLRILWVSGFVCLFVFFLWMGQLFSSEAGTANFYLPLFLQGLGAGMVMSPIVMFIMSSVPDRMSQSAASVGVFVRFSTFSLSLAFINFFQLYFKGKHNDDLRASLSVLDFNLPERLKSYQSALTSRGMLRDEASKVAVGLLNKAVQKQTFLQFCVSYYNWVAVLCLFTILLIALQPVISRTVINLRNKQPAAAGF from the coding sequence ATGACTAATACCATGCCCTTATTTAAAGCGAGGGTACCCGAGTGGTTGGTTGTTAGCAGTATTTTTGCAGTATTGCTATCGTCGGTACTGCTCTTTGCCTTATCAACCGCCGATGGAATTGCTGCCGCTGGTTATTATGGTGCTACCGCTGCTGATGTGCAGTTTTCTTTACTGATGTTTTATTCAGCCGTAGCCAGCTTTGCAGTGGTAGAACGCCGTTTTTTTGCGCGGGTAGTAACCAAAGATTATCTCCTGATTTGTATTGTTTTAGAAATACTGATTACCTATTGTTGTTACCATACCCGCGAAATAGGCCTCATTTTCGTCCTGCGTTTTTTACAAGGCATAGTAAACTGTGGTTTAACCAGTATTTCGCTCAACCTGCTGTTTAATCGCTTAAAATCAGAGCATGCCAAAGAAACAGGTTATACCATTTTTTATGGGATGATTCTTTGTGTTTCGCCACTTACGGCTTTGTTTTCGGTGCCGATAGTAGAAAACTACGAGTATAATGTAGTGTATAAGGCCATGATATTTTGTTTTTTGCCCAGCGCTGCATTGCTTTTTAGTGTATTAAACCGGGTGCACATGTTGCCTAAAAGCCATTTGTATAAAATAGATTGGCTCAGTTTTGTACTTTTTGCCTCCATGCTGGTGCTAATTGCTTATGTATTGATATATGGGCAGCAGTACGATTGGCTGGAAGATAATACCATTGTTGCAGCCATATTGGCAATTTTAATGTTATTTGCGGTTTCGGTTGCCAGGCAGCAGACCTTAAAAAGGCCAGCGGTTGATCTGGCTATATTTAAATCAAGGAATTTTGCCATTGGCATCGTTTTTCTGGTTATCCTGTATCTAATCCGCGGGGCATTTGGTTTAACTTCTTCTTATTTTATCAGTGTTTTGGGGATGGATTCGTTGCATGCCAACGAGATCATGATCTTTAATATTACCGGCGTAGTAGTCGGGTCGTTTATTGCCATTCGTTTCCTCATCAGGCAGAAGCACCTGCGCATTTTATGGGTAAGTGGTTTTGTATGCCTGTTTGTGTTTTTCTTATGGATGGGGCAGTTGTTTTCGAGCGAAGCAGGAACCGCTAATTTTTACCTGCCTTTGTTTTTACAAGGATTGGGAGCAGGAATGGTGATGTCACCCATTGTGATGTTTATCATGTCGTCAGTGCCCGATCGCATGAGCCAGTCGGCAGCTTCAGTAGGTGTTTTTGTGCGTTTCTCTACTTTTAGTTTAAGTCTGGCTTTTATTAATTTTTTCCAGTTGTATTTTAAGGGGAAACATAACGATGATTTGAGGGCTAGTCTTTCTGTGTTGGATTTTAATCTACCCGAACGGTTAAAAAGCTACCAGTCTGCCTTGACAAGCAGGGGTATGTTGAGAGATGAAGCATCGAAAGTGGCCGTCGGCCTGTTGAATAAAGCCGTGCAGAAACAAACCTTTTTGCAGTTTTGTGTAAGCTATTATAATTGGGTTGCGGTTCTTTGCCTATTCACGATTTTGCTGATTGCCTTGCAACCTGTAATTAGCCGCACGGTAATTAATTTGCGTAATAAACAACCTGCGGCTGCAGGGTTTTAG
- a CDS encoding PfkB family carbohydrate kinase has protein sequence MSLIIIGTVAFDAIETPFGKTDKIVGGAATYASLAASYFYNKAKIVAVVGDDFHQSDIDTFTKHGIDTEGLQIKAGEKSFFWSGKYHNDMNSRDTLITELNVLENFDPIIPESYQDCEYLMLGNLTPQVQQTVIKRLKNRPKLIVMDTMNFWMDIMMDDLLETIKLVDVLTINDAEARQLSGEYSLVKAAEKILAMGPKYLIIKKGEHGALLFHEDQIFSAPALPLAEVFDPTGAGDTFAGGFIGYLAKVGTINFNNMKNAIIYGSALASFCVEKFGTERLLNLTEEEVAARIQQFVNLSAFTIEQ, from the coding sequence ATGAGCCTGATAATCATAGGTACTGTAGCTTTTGATGCTATTGAAACTCCTTTCGGAAAAACAGATAAAATTGTAGGCGGAGCAGCAACATACGCCAGTTTAGCAGCATCTTACTTTTATAATAAAGCCAAAATTGTTGCAGTAGTGGGTGATGATTTCCATCAATCGGATATTGATACCTTTACCAAACATGGTATTGACACTGAAGGTTTACAAATAAAAGCAGGCGAAAAATCTTTTTTCTGGTCGGGCAAATACCATAACGATATGAATAGCCGCGATACATTAATTACCGAATTAAATGTATTGGAAAATTTCGACCCGATCATCCCGGAAAGCTATCAGGACTGCGAATACCTGATGCTGGGTAACCTTACCCCTCAGGTACAGCAAACCGTAATTAAACGCCTTAAAAACCGCCCGAAGTTAATTGTAATGGATACCATGAATTTCTGGATGGACATTATGATGGACGACTTACTGGAGACCATTAAATTGGTTGATGTTTTAACCATTAATGATGCCGAAGCCCGTCAGTTATCAGGCGAATACTCATTGGTTAAAGCAGCAGAGAAAATCCTTGCTATGGGTCCGAAATATTTAATCATTAAAAAAGGTGAGCATGGCGCTTTGTTGTTCCACGAAGATCAGATTTTCTCTGCTCCGGCATTGCCTTTGGCAGAAGTGTTCGATCCAACTGGTGCAGGTGATACTTTTGCAGGTGGTTTTATCGGTTATTTAGCTAAAGTGGGCACCATTAACTTTAACAACATGAAAAATGCCATTATTTATGGTTCAGCTTTAGCTTCATTCTGTGTAGAGAAATTCGGAACTGAAAGATTGTTAAATTTAACCGAAGAAGAAGTTGCAGCACGTATTCAGCAGTTTGTAAACCTGAGTGCATTTACAATAGAGCAATAA
- a CDS encoding AraC family transcriptional regulator: MLHLLPFFIVNAILLPRFYAVDAAAKIDFIVNRQSMVEVQFNHLLILIQIVIYLAAIFMLLRKAKKLYLENNAGDSINSYHWLFQFTSVLTILYLTAILKNAFKFSDYPYISEWIKIGISVFSLFMICWYLYKALNHPDLFRSIDSKLKLVSDLILEEKNNQQLAIAEEEYNEELLKLKQYMAEEKPFLNPALTIQEVSKHIRVPVRDLSLLINHKLEQHFYDFVNAYRIETAMDILRDGTKGKLTILEILYDVGFNSKSSFNTAFKKHTGKTPTVYRKGL, from the coding sequence TTGCTTCATCTGCTTCCATTTTTCATTGTAAACGCAATTTTATTACCTCGTTTTTATGCTGTAGATGCCGCCGCTAAAATTGATTTTATTGTAAATCGCCAAAGTATGGTTGAAGTGCAATTCAATCATCTTCTTATTCTTATTCAAATAGTGATCTATTTAGCAGCTATTTTTATGCTATTAAGAAAAGCAAAAAAGCTCTATCTGGAAAATAATGCAGGCGACAGTATCAATTCTTATCATTGGCTATTTCAGTTTACAAGCGTACTCACCATTTTATATTTAACTGCCATTTTAAAAAATGCATTTAAATTTTCTGATTATCCCTACATCTCTGAATGGATAAAGATTGGAATATCGGTATTTAGCCTGTTTATGATTTGTTGGTATTTATACAAGGCATTAAATCATCCGGATTTATTCAGAAGTATAGACTCAAAATTAAAATTGGTTTCGGACCTTATTCTGGAAGAAAAAAATAACCAGCAATTAGCCATAGCTGAAGAGGAATACAATGAAGAGTTATTGAAATTGAAGCAGTATATGGCCGAAGAAAAACCATTTCTTAATCCTGCTTTAACCATTCAAGAGGTCTCAAAGCATATTAGAGTTCCTGTTCGCGACTTATCGCTTTTAATTAACCATAAACTGGAACAACATTTTTACGATTTCGTTAATGCTTACCGGATAGAGACTGCCATGGATATTTTAAGGGATGGGACAAAAGGTAAGCTAACTATTCTCGAAATTCTATATGATGTAGGTTTTAATTCAAAATCTTCTTTTAATACGGCTTTTAAAAAACACACTGGCAAAACCCCTACTGTTTATCGTAAGGGTTTGTAA
- a CDS encoding serine hydrolase, with amino-acid sequence MKRTLYLLTLLLIVSGCQTSYKVLSKKRDYSFLTDSLHLEQQLAKYKLPGASLVVFENYQMVYLSQVGLKSMNAKEKIDENTAFSVASITKPITALLCHILEEKGLINLDDPIDQYLKRWHLPKSKFTEHNSPTWRQFFNHTSGTNQGGFADYYEGDTIPTIKQSLLGQIPRYNKEIEFLFTPGSSFEYSGGGYVIVQMALEDTLNKSIAELAAEYLFSPLGLKNTTMRQPNQTGFLTNVASVHDKDGKVIKKGLPITPQVGASGVWSTPTDLAKLTIEIQNALRNKNNKVISHRIAKKVTAVSALKNAVGGWAYGWQKSVGYNNYDWFMCSGSNTGVGGSIFATMTDGNGFVILANGEKPNRIPVINQVRIKLLTLMNWNKKVPHENIQEIPSSLKKQLIGTYDDFLYGQGMDIKIVEKNNRLYVESPFLEIFKGKNENELLYLKNGLFKIVDYPNLLKFDFSNGKLNAVVLTRDQLAIQIPIIIKEK; translated from the coding sequence ATGAAAAGGACACTCTATTTACTAACGCTTCTATTAATAGTTTCGGGTTGCCAAACCAGCTATAAAGTTTTATCGAAAAAAAGAGACTATAGCTTTCTAACCGACAGTTTACACCTTGAACAACAATTAGCAAAATACAAGCTTCCGGGGGCCAGCCTTGTTGTTTTTGAAAATTATCAAATGGTGTATTTGAGCCAAGTAGGATTGAAATCAATGAATGCTAAAGAGAAAATAGACGAAAACACTGCCTTTTCTGTAGCATCAATTACAAAACCAATAACGGCACTGCTTTGCCATATACTTGAAGAGAAAGGCTTAATTAATTTAGATGATCCAATAGATCAATATTTAAAACGTTGGCACTTGCCTAAAAGTAAGTTTACGGAGCATAATAGTCCAACCTGGAGGCAATTCTTTAACCATACTTCTGGTACAAATCAAGGCGGATTTGCAGACTATTATGAAGGAGATACCATTCCAACAATTAAACAAAGTCTTTTAGGGCAAATACCAAGATACAATAAGGAAATTGAATTCTTGTTTACACCTGGAAGCAGTTTTGAATACAGTGGCGGCGGTTATGTAATTGTACAAATGGCATTAGAAGATACCTTGAATAAATCTATTGCAGAACTTGCAGCAGAATACCTTTTTTCGCCTCTTGGTTTAAAAAACACCACAATGAGACAGCCTAACCAAACCGGATTTTTGACTAATGTTGCTTCAGTTCACGATAAAGATGGAAAAGTGATTAAAAAAGGCCTGCCAATTACACCGCAAGTTGGAGCATCTGGAGTATGGTCTACCCCAACAGATTTAGCTAAACTTACCATTGAGATACAAAATGCCTTGCGCAATAAAAACAACAAAGTAATTTCTCATCGTATAGCTAAAAAAGTAACCGCAGTAAGCGCTTTGAAAAATGCTGTTGGTGGTTGGGCTTATGGATGGCAAAAGTCTGTTGGTTACAACAACTACGATTGGTTTATGTGTAGTGGCTCTAATACTGGAGTTGGTGGTAGTATTTTTGCTACGATGACAGATGGGAATGGCTTTGTAATTCTTGCGAATGGCGAAAAACCTAATCGTATTCCTGTGATCAACCAAGTGCGGATAAAGCTGTTGACGTTGATGAACTGGAACAAAAAAGTACCTCATGAAAACATTCAGGAAATACCTTCGAGTTTAAAAAAGCAACTGATCGGAACTTATGATGATTTCCTTTATGGGCAGGGAATGGATATCAAAATTGTAGAAAAGAATAACCGTCTTTATGTTGAATCTCCATTTTTGGAAATCTTTAAGGGGAAGAATGAAAATGAGTTGCTGTATCTGAAAAATGGATTATTTAAAATTGTAGATTATCCCAACCTGTTAAAATTCGATTTCAGCAATGGAAAACTAAATGCTGTAGTATTAACAAGAGATCAGTTAGCTATTCAAATCCCAATAATAATTAAAGAAAAATAA
- a CDS encoding serine hydrolase, protein MKSTLYLLILLLTVSSCQINKRVLSTKRDLSFLTDSLNVEQQLVKHKLPGFSVVVFENYKIVYTNQFGVKSTDSKEKIDGNTAFSTASISKPITALLCYVLEEKGLINLDEPIDKSLKRWHLPKSKFTENNSPTWRQFLNHTAGTTQEGFADYYEGDTIPTLKQSLLGQIPRYNKEIDFLFTPGTDWQYSGGGYVIIQMALEDTLNKSIAELAARYIFSPLGLKNTTMIQPNEKGFLTNVALVHDEEGKVIRNGLPITPQVGPSGLWSTPTDLAKIAIEIQNALRNKNNKVISHDIAKKITAVSALKNAVGGWSYGWQKSFGYNNYDWFSCNGSNTGVGGNVLASMTDGNGIVYLANGEKPNRFPVMNNTRIKILTLMGWNKKINEDIQEIPMSLKKQLIGTYNDFLYGQGMETKIVEKNNRLYVESLLLDFLKGKNENELLYLKNGLFKIVDYPNLLKFDFSNGKLNAVVLTRDQLAIQILIINKEK, encoded by the coding sequence ATGAAAAGTACGCTTTATTTACTCATCCTTCTCTTAACAGTTTCGAGTTGTCAAATAAACAAAAGAGTATTGTCTACAAAAAGAGACCTTAGCTTTCTTACAGACAGTTTAAATGTTGAACAACAATTAGTAAAACACAAGCTTCCAGGGTTTAGTGTTGTTGTTTTTGAAAACTACAAAATCGTTTATACTAATCAATTTGGAGTAAAATCAACAGATTCAAAAGAAAAAATAGATGGAAACACTGCTTTCTCTACAGCATCTATTTCAAAACCAATTACCGCATTGCTTTGCTACGTGCTTGAAGAGAAAGGACTGATCAATTTAGATGAACCAATAGATAAATCCTTAAAACGTTGGCATTTGCCAAAAAGTAAGTTTACGGAGAACAACAGCCCAACCTGGAGACAATTTCTTAATCATACAGCCGGCACAACTCAAGAGGGATTTGCAGACTATTATGAAGGAGATACCATTCCAACGCTAAAACAAAGTCTTTTAGGTCAGATACCGAGATACAATAAAGAAATTGATTTCTTATTCACTCCAGGAACCGATTGGCAATACAGTGGTGGCGGATATGTAATTATCCAAATGGCATTAGAGGATACCTTGAATAAATCTATCGCCGAGCTTGCAGCAAGATATATTTTTTCGCCACTTGGCTTAAAAAACACCACAATGATACAGCCAAATGAAAAGGGATTCCTAACTAACGTGGCGCTTGTTCATGATGAAGAAGGAAAAGTAATCAGAAATGGTTTGCCAATCACGCCTCAAGTTGGGCCATCTGGCTTATGGTCTACGCCAACAGATTTAGCTAAAATTGCTATTGAAATACAAAATGCTTTACGCAATAAAAACAACAAGGTGATCTCTCATGATATTGCCAAAAAAATAACAGCAGTAAGCGCTTTAAAAAATGCTGTGGGTGGATGGAGTTACGGATGGCAAAAATCTTTTGGTTACAACAACTACGATTGGTTTTCTTGTAATGGTTCCAATACTGGAGTTGGGGGCAATGTTTTGGCGTCTATGACAGATGGTAACGGTATTGTATATCTGGCCAATGGCGAAAAACCTAATCGTTTTCCAGTGATGAATAATACCAGGATAAAGATACTTACACTAATGGGCTGGAATAAAAAAATCAATGAAGACATTCAGGAAATACCTATGAGTTTAAAAAAACAACTGATAGGAACTTATAACGATTTCTTATATGGACAGGGAATGGAAACCAAAATTGTAGAAAAGAATAATCGTCTTTATGTTGAGTCTCTTCTTTTGGATTTTCTTAAAGGAAAAAATGAGAATGAGTTACTATATCTAAAAAATGGATTATTTAAAATTGTAGATTATCCCAACCTATTAAAATTTGATTTCAGCAATGGAAAACTAAATGCTGTAGTATTAACAAGAGATCAGTTAGCTATTCAAATCCTAATAATAAATAAAGAAAAATAA